CACCTCGCCCTGCTCACCGCGGGCGCCGTGCTCCCCGTCGTGGCGTTCTCCGGGCTCGTCGTGCTGCAGCGGGCCAGCCACATGCAGGAGGTGGCCGAGCGCAGCCTCCAGCGCTCGGCGCAGATGATCACCTTTTCCTTCGAGCGCGAGATGGCCGCGAGCCTCCGTACCCTCCAGGCCCTGGCCCAGTCCGCGGCGCTCGACCACGGTGACATCGAGAGCTTTCGCGCCGAGGCCCAGCGCGTGGCGCGGACGCAGCCCTCCTGGCTGACGGTGGTCCTGCTGACGCCGCAGGGAGAGCAGCTCGTCAACCTGAGGCGCCCGAAAGAAGCGCCTCCAGTCCTCGTGACCGAGCCCGAGAGCCTCCAGCGCCTCCTCGAGACGCGCGAGCCCATCGTCGGCGCCCTCGCCCCCGGGCAAGCCACGGGGCAATGGGCCTTCCCGCTCCGGATTCCTGTCACGCGAGACGATCAGCTTCGCTATGTGCTCACGGCCGTCATCATCCCCCGGGCCCTTCAGGATGCCGTGACCCACCAGAAACCCGTGGAGGACAGCGAGTTCACCCGCACCCTCGTCGATCACCAGGGCCGCATCGTCTTCCGCACGAAGAGCCCCGAGCGCTTCATCGGCACCCGGGCCCACGCCGGCTTCCTGGCCATCACGGAGGCCCGGACCGAAGGCGTGTTCCGTCTCGACACGATGGAGGGCAGGCCCGCCTACGTGGCCTTCAGCCGCTCCGCGGCCTGGAACTGGATCTCCGCGGTGGCCGTCCCCATCGAGGCCATCGATGGGCCCTTCCGGCGCTCGCTCCTGGCCGTGGGGGGCTCCGGGGTGCTGGCCCTCTTGCTGAGCGCGGCCGGGGCCCTCCTCTTCTCCCGCCGCTTCGCCCGGGACATCCACGCCGCGGCCACGGCCGCCGAGGCCCTGGCCTCCGGAGGCCAGCCCCAGCTCGGGCCCTCCTCCATCGCGGAGGTCCACCGGCTGGGCGAGTCGCTCACCCTCTCGGCCAGGCGCCTGCGCCAGCACGCCCAGGAGGAGCAATCCGCCCGGCGGGAGCTGGAACAGGCCATCCAGGCACGGGACGAGTTTCTCTCCCTGGCCTCTCACGAGCTGAAGACGCCGCTCACCTCGCTGATGCTCCAGACCCAGGTGCTCCAGCGCAAGCTCCAGCGGGAGCAAGCCCTGCCGCCCGAGGCCGCGGGCAGGCTGCTGGACCAGACCACCCGGCAGACCCAGCGCCTGGCACGGTTGATCAACGACATGCTCGACATCTCGCGCATCACCACCGGCAGGCTCGAGCTGGAGAAGGAGACGTTCGACCTGGCGGCGCTGGCCAGCGAGGTCGTGGCGAAGCTGGCGTTCCAATTGGCCGAGGCACGGTGCGAGGTGTCGGTGCAAGCCGAGGGGCCCGTCGTCGGGACGTGGGACCGGCACCGGCTCGAGCAGGTGCTCACCAACCTGCTCACGAACGCGGCGCGCTACGGGGCCGGAACCCCGGTCGAGGTCAGCGTGCGCCGGCGGGAGCACCAGGCCGAGCTACGGGTGAAAGACCATGGCCGTGGCATCGCCCCGGCCGACCAGGAGCGCATCTTTCACAAGTTCGAGCGGGCCGTGAACGGCAACGAGGTGAGCGGACTCGGGCTGGGGCTGTTCATCGTGCGCGAGCTGGTCGACATGCACGGAGGCTCCGTGCACGTCATGAGCACGCCCGGACAGGGCGCCACCTTCACCGTCGTCCTGTCCTCCCTGGCAGGCCGCTGAACGCCCCCCCCTTCCAACGGTCCGTCAGCCCCGGTAGGCCGGCAGGGCGAGTCCCCGGGCGATGGCGAGCGCCCGGAGGCCGAAGCCCGCGGTGGCCGCGACTCCCGCGGCGAGTGGCTCGGGAGCGCCCAGCGCGCGGAGGCCCACGAACAGCGCGGCGGCCAGCGCCGCGGCGGTGACGTAGATCTCCGGCCGCAAGAGGATCGACGGCTCGCCGGCCAGCACGTCGCGGATGACGCCTCCCACGCACCCCGTCACCACGCCCATCACCGCGGCGGGCAACGCCGGAATGCCGAAGCTCTGCGCCTTCGCGGCCCCATACACGGCATAGGCCGCCAGTCCGATCGCATCGAACCAGTCGAGCGCCTTGCCCCGCCAGAGCCGCGCGGGCGTGACCCAGACGAGGAGCGCCACGGTGAGGCTGGCGGCGATCACCCGCGAGTCCCGCATCCAGAAGACCGGGGCGCCAATGAGCAAGTCCCGCACGGTGCCGCCGCCCGTGCTGGTCACCGCGGCGAAGAAGCAGAAGGTGACGAGGTTCAGCTTCCGGCGAGCCGCCGCGAGCGCCCCGGAGGCCGCGAACACCGCGATGCCCAGGACATCGAGCCAGACGATGGCATGGGCGAGTTCGAAGAGGGGAAGGCTCATGTTCCGCATGGCGCGGCGCAGGTTATCCGTTACATCGGACCGCGCACATGTTCGGCGAGGTGGTCTATCAGCGCGGCCACCGGAAGCGGCAGTCCCCGGCGCCGGGTGAAGACGAGGTGAACCATCCCATCCGGCCCGTGCCAGTCCGGCAACACCTGGACGAGCTGTCCGGAGCGCAGGGCGGCCTCGCAGCAGTGGGTGGGCAGCAACGCCACGCCCAGCCCGGCGACCGCCGCCTCCCGCACGGCGTGAAAGTCCCCGCACGCCAGCCGGGGCACATGGCGGAGGGTGTCCATCCGCCCGCCCGGCCCCTGGAGCTCCCAGACGTCCTCTCCCGCCTGTTCGGCGGAGCTCAGCGTGGGCACCTCCCGGAGGGCCTCCAGGGCCGTCGCGGACTTTAGGTGGTTCACCCACGGGGGGCCCGCCACGAGGATGCGGCGGCTCCGGGTGAGCGTGCGCACGGTGAAGGCCGCGTCCGTGTCGAGCGAGGTGCGTACCCGGAGCGCCACGTCGATGCGCTCGGCGATGAGGTCCACCGGCCGGTTGGTGGCCACCACCTGCAGGTTCACCCGGGGGTAGCGCACCATGAACCGCGCCAGGATGCCCGCCAGCGGCTCCATCATCCCCAGCGGGCTGCTGAACCGGACTGTCCCATGGGGCTCGCCCTGGGTCGCCGCCACCGCCTCCTCGGCCCGCCGCACCTCCGCCATGACATTCTGGCAGTGCTCGTAGAAGGCCTGCCCCACGTCGGTGACCCGGAAGCGCCGCGAGGAGCGCTCGATGAGCCGCACCCCCAGCCGCTCCTCGAGCTGCGCGACCCGGCGGCTGAGCTTGGACTTGGGTTGCCGCAGCGCCCGGCCGGCAGGGGCGAACCCACCGTTCGCGACGACCTCGGAGAAGAAGAACAAGTCGTTCAGGTCGTGCATGGTGCCTTCATCGTTCTGAATTCGGAACGCAGGTTCCTGAAAAGGCCCTCTACCGGCCCCAGCGTTCCAAATCTAGATCTCCCTTCATCGACGGCGAACTGCTTCGCCGCGCAACCGGGAGCAGCACCATGGGCAACACACTTCAGGGCAAGGTGGCGGTGGTGACGGGGGGAACGTCGGGCATTGGGCTGGCCACAGCCAAGCGGTTCGCGGCCGAGGGCGCCACCGTCTTCATCACGGGCCGCCGCCAGGCGGAGCTGGACGCGGCGGTGAAGGCCGCGGGCCCGAACGTCACGGGCATCCGCGCGGACATGTCGAACCTGGACGACATCGACCGCCTCTATGAGGTGGTGAAGCAGCAGAAGGCCCCCATCGACGTCCTCTTCGCCAACGCGGGCGGCGGCGAGTTCGCCCCGCTGGGCACCATCACCGAGAAGCACTTCGACGACACCTTCGCCACCAACGTGAAGGGCGTGCTCTTCACGGTGCAGAAGGCCCTGCCGCTGCTGCGCGACGGCGCCTCCATCCTCCTCACCAGCTCCACGGCGGGCATCCAGGGCACCGCGGCATTCAGCGTCTACGGGGCGAGCAAGGCCGCCATCCGCAACTTCGCCCGGAGCTGGGTGCTGGACCTGAAGGACCGCCACATCCGCGTCAACGCCATCAGCCCCGGCCCCATCAAGACGCCCGGCCTGCACGGCCTCGCCAAGAGCGAGGAGGAGGCCCGGGCGATGTTCGGGTACATGGCCTCCACCATCCCCCTGGGCCGGCTGGGGGATCCGGACGAGGTCGCCAAGGCCGCGGTGTTCCTCGCCTCGGATGCCAGCAGCTTCGTCAACGGGGCCGAGCTCTTCGTCGACGGGGGCGCGGCCCAGATTTGAGCCGCGTCAGAAGCCTTCCAGGACGACCTTGCCGCGCGCCTTGTTGCTCTCGATGAGCGCATGGGCGCGCTGAAGGTTCTTGGCGTTGATGGTGCCGAAGTGCTCCGAGACCGTCGTCTTGACCGTCCCGGCATCGACCAGGTCCGCCACCCGGTTGAGCAGGTCATGCTGCCGCTTCATGTCCGCCGTCTGGTACATCGGCCGCGTGAACATCAGCTCCCAGTGCAGCGACGCGCTCTTGCGCTTGAGCTGGCGCACGTCGATGGACTCGGGATCGTCAATCAGCACCACCTTGCCCTGGGGCGCGAGCGCCTCGACGATCTGCGCGAAGTGCTGATGGGTGTGGGTAAGGCCCGCCACATAGGGCACCTCGCCCAGTCCCGCGCGCTTGAGCTCCTCGGCGAGCGGCTTGCCGTGGTCGATGACGTGGTGCGCGCCGAGGCTGCGCACCCACTCGCTCGTCTCGGGGCGCGAGGCCGTGCCAATCACCGTGAGCCCGGTGAGCTGCCGCGCGAGCTGGACGAGGATGGAGCCCACCCCGCCGGCCGCGCCAATCACCAGCAGGCCGTTGTTCTGCGTGGGGTCGGCATCTTGCACGCGCAGCCGGTCGAACAGCATCTCCCAGGCGGTGATGGCCGTCAGGGGCAGGGCGGCGGCGTGGGCGAAGTCCAGGCTCTTGGGCATGCGGCCGGTGATGCGCTCATCCACCAGGTGGCGCTCGCTGTAGCTGCCCGGGCGGGTGAGGTCGCCCGCGTACCACACGCGGTCCCCGGCCTTGAACAGGGTGACCTGGCTGCCCACCGCCCGGACGATGCCCGCCGCATCCCAGCCCGGCACCCGCGCCTCGCCCGCCTTCGGGGTGGCCCCCCGGCGAATCTTGGTGTCGACCGGATTGACCGAGATGGCCCGGACCTCGACCAGCAGGTCATGCGGCCCCGGCACCGGCTCGGGAAGCTCGATGTCCAGCAGCGCCTCGGGGTGGTCAACGGGCAGCGGCTGGTAGAACCCAATGGCTTTCATGGCGTGTGCTCCAGGGAAGATGTGTCCCCATGATGGCCCCTCCCCTCGCGGGGAAAAACAGGCCCGGAGCGCAAACACTTTCCCCTGAAAAGCGAAGATGCCCCCCCTCCAGGAGAGAAGGGGGGGCGCCGCCTCAGGGAATGAAGCTGTTCTGGTAGTCCGGATCCTCGATGTTGAGCGCCGCGGCCGTGGGGTGCAGCGGCAGCACCGTGTCGAGCATCACCGCCAGCTCCTCCGTGGTGCGGTGGCCGATGCTGGCCTCGTAGGCGCCCGGGTGCGGCCCGTGCGTCATGCCGATGGGGTGGTGGCTGATGCTGCCCGGCCCCACCCCCCGCCGGCTGATGAAGTTGCCCCGGCAGTAGAAGAGGAACTCGTCACAGTCGACCGAGGTATGCGGATAGGGGCACGGGATGGCCTCCGGGTGGAAGTCCACCACGCGCGGCACGAACGAGCAGATGAGCGCCCCGCGCGCCGCGAAGGTGCCGTGCCACGTGGGCGGCAGGTGCACCAGCCCCGCGCGCGGCTGGAAGTTGAGGATGGGAAACGCCCACGGGTACACCGTGCCGTCCCACCCCACCACGTCCAGCGGCGAGTGCTGGTAGGCAAAGCCGTGGAACGCCTCGCCCCGCTTCACCACCAGCTCCCGCAGCCCCTCGTCCTGGGGCCCGGTGAACTCCACGCACCGGAAGTCCCGGTGGCAGAACGGCGCGTCCATGCGCAGCTGCCCCACCTCGTTGCGCCACTGCCTCGGCAGGTGCAGGCCGCCCTTCAGCTCCATGGAGAGCCAGTACTGCGGCACGCCCGCGTCCGGCAGGAGGCGGTGCACCAGGCCCCGGGGGATGAAGACGTAGTCCTCCGCCTGGAAGCGAAGGTCCCCCAGCGGCGAGCGCACCAGGCCGCTGCCCTCGTGGATGTAGAAGAGCTCGTCCCCGTCCGCGTTGCTAAAGTAGACGGGGTCCGGCTCCGTGGGGTGCAGCACCCCGAGCGTCACATCGGCGTTGAAGAGCAGGGGCACCCGAGCGTCGATCGGCGCGCCCCCCACCCGCTTCATCGCCTGGGACTTGTAGTGCCGCTTGGCCAGGGGCCGTCCGGTGACGGCCTCCGGCACCTTCCACCCGTGCGCCACCGCCGCCAGGCTCTGCGTGTGCGGCGCCTTCTGGTGGTAGGCGATGGTGTACGGCCCCTCGAACCCCTCGCGCGTGAAGCACTCCTCGAACAGGAGCGCCCCTTGCTCATCCCGGAACTGGATGTGGTGCTTGCGGGGCACCTTGCCAGCCACGCGGCGCTCGAACATGGCTTAGATCCGCCCCTCGGCCTTCTGCTGGCGCTCGATGCTCTCGAACAGGGCGCGGAAGTTGCCGCCGCCAAAGCCCTTGTCGCCCTTGCGCTGGATGATTTCGTAGAAGAACGGGCCCGCCGCGGGGTCCTTGTAGAGGCCCGCCGCCTCCTTCATGAAGATCTGCAGGAGGTAGCTGTGCTCCTTGTCCCCGTCGATGAGGATCTCCAGGTCGCGCAGCGTGTTGATGTCCTCGTCGATCTTCTTGATGCCCATGCGCTGGATGCGCTCGGGCAGCAGATCGTAATACGAGCCCGGCGTGGGCATGAACTGGATGCCCGCCGCATCGCGCATCTCCTTCACGGAGCTGATGATGTCCTTCACCGTGAGCGCCAGGTGCTGCACGCCATCGCCGCGGTGGTCCTCGTTGAAGACGTTGATCTGCGAGGCCTTGAAGAACGGCCGCAGCGGCTCGTTGTTGGCGAACTTCACCCCGCTCTTCGGATCCCACACCACCGCGGAGCGCAGGCCCGAGCCGTGGTCCTTCTTGACGGTGCCCTCCTTCTCCGTGTGGAACTCGATGCCCCAGAAGGACTCGAAGCCCATCACGTGCTCCATCCACAGGAGCATGGGCCGCATCGTCTGGAAGTTGGCCGTCATGTGGTCGATGTGGCCAAAGCCAAACCGGTTCTTGCCGCCCTTCACCGTGGGGTGCGCCACGAAGCCCGGGAA
This DNA window, taken from Stigmatella erecta, encodes the following:
- a CDS encoding SDR family NAD(P)-dependent oxidoreductase, with product MGNTLQGKVAVVTGGTSGIGLATAKRFAAEGATVFITGRRQAELDAAVKAAGPNVTGIRADMSNLDDIDRLYEVVKQQKAPIDVLFANAGGGEFAPLGTITEKHFDDTFATNVKGVLFTVQKALPLLRDGASILLTSSTAGIQGTAAFSVYGASKAAIRNFARSWVLDLKDRHIRVNAISPGPIKTPGLHGLAKSEEEARAMFGYMASTIPLGRLGDPDEVAKAAVFLASDASSFVNGAELFVDGGAAQI
- the hppD gene encoding 4-hydroxyphenylpyruvate dioxygenase — encoded protein: MAKIESLGIKTIESVHWYVHDLERSRRFYTQGLDFAELGVSSPELEKAGRQKSAVFQAGNVVLIVSQPVGEGGRAWRYLRKHPDGIGTVTYEVEDVEKAFRLLEERGGTFITDIQRFSDEHGGRLAMFSITTPFGDTTFRFVQRDGYRALFPGFVAHPTVKGGKNRFGFGHIDHMTANFQTMRPMLLWMEHVMGFESFWGIEFHTEKEGTVKKDHGSGLRSAVVWDPKSGVKFANNEPLRPFFKASQINVFNEDHRGDGVQHLALTVKDIISSVKEMRDAAGIQFMPTPGSYYDLLPERIQRMGIKKIDEDINTLRDLEILIDGDKEHSYLLQIFMKEAAGLYKDPAAGPFFYEIIQRKGDKGFGGGNFRALFESIERQQKAEGRI
- a CDS encoding trimeric intracellular cation channel family protein, whose amino-acid sequence is MSLPLFELAHAIVWLDVLGIAVFAASGALAAARRKLNLVTFCFFAAVTSTGGGTVRDLLIGAPVFWMRDSRVIAASLTVALLVWVTPARLWRGKALDWFDAIGLAAYAVYGAAKAQSFGIPALPAAVMGVVTGCVGGVIRDVLAGEPSILLRPEIYVTAAALAAALFVGLRALGAPEPLAAGVAATAGFGLRALAIARGLALPAYRG
- a CDS encoding LysR substrate-binding domain-containing protein, whose translation is MHDLNDLFFFSEVVANGGFAPAGRALRQPKSKLSRRVAQLEERLGVRLIERSSRRFRVTDVGQAFYEHCQNVMAEVRRAEEAVAATQGEPHGTVRFSSPLGMMEPLAGILARFMVRYPRVNLQVVATNRPVDLIAERIDVALRVRTSLDTDAAFTVRTLTRSRRILVAGPPWVNHLKSATALEALREVPTLSSAEQAGEDVWELQGPGGRMDTLRHVPRLACGDFHAVREAAVAGLGVALLPTHCCEAALRSGQLVQVLPDWHGPDGMVHLVFTRRRGLPLPVAALIDHLAEHVRGPM
- a CDS encoding homogentisate 1,2-dioxygenase, which translates into the protein MFERRVAGKVPRKHHIQFRDEQGALLFEECFTREGFEGPYTIAYHQKAPHTQSLAAVAHGWKVPEAVTGRPLAKRHYKSQAMKRVGGAPIDARVPLLFNADVTLGVLHPTEPDPVYFSNADGDELFYIHEGSGLVRSPLGDLRFQAEDYVFIPRGLVHRLLPDAGVPQYWLSMELKGGLHLPRQWRNEVGQLRMDAPFCHRDFRCVEFTGPQDEGLRELVVKRGEAFHGFAYQHSPLDVVGWDGTVYPWAFPILNFQPRAGLVHLPPTWHGTFAARGALICSFVPRVVDFHPEAIPCPYPHTSVDCDEFLFYCRGNFISRRGVGPGSISHHPIGMTHGPHPGAYEASIGHRTTEELAVMLDTVLPLHPTAAALNIEDPDYQNSFIP
- a CDS encoding zinc-binding alcohol dehydrogenase family protein translates to MKAIGFYQPLPVDHPEALLDIELPEPVPGPHDLLVEVRAISVNPVDTKIRRGATPKAGEARVPGWDAAGIVRAVGSQVTLFKAGDRVWYAGDLTRPGSYSERHLVDERITGRMPKSLDFAHAAALPLTAITAWEMLFDRLRVQDADPTQNNGLLVIGAAGGVGSILVQLARQLTGLTVIGTASRPETSEWVRSLGAHHVIDHGKPLAEELKRAGLGEVPYVAGLTHTHQHFAQIVEALAPQGKVVLIDDPESIDVRQLKRKSASLHWELMFTRPMYQTADMKRQHDLLNRVADLVDAGTVKTTVSEHFGTINAKNLQRAHALIESNKARGKVVLEGF
- a CDS encoding sensor histidine kinase gives rise to the protein MSRPRPLRWHLALLTAGAVLPVVAFSGLVVLQRASHMQEVAERSLQRSAQMITFSFEREMAASLRTLQALAQSAALDHGDIESFRAEAQRVARTQPSWLTVVLLTPQGEQLVNLRRPKEAPPVLVTEPESLQRLLETREPIVGALAPGQATGQWAFPLRIPVTRDDQLRYVLTAVIIPRALQDAVTHQKPVEDSEFTRTLVDHQGRIVFRTKSPERFIGTRAHAGFLAITEARTEGVFRLDTMEGRPAYVAFSRSAAWNWISAVAVPIEAIDGPFRRSLLAVGGSGVLALLLSAAGALLFSRRFARDIHAAATAAEALASGGQPQLGPSSIAEVHRLGESLTLSARRLRQHAQEEQSARRELEQAIQARDEFLSLASHELKTPLTSLMLQTQVLQRKLQREQALPPEAAGRLLDQTTRQTQRLARLINDMLDISRITTGRLELEKETFDLAALASEVVAKLAFQLAEARCEVSVQAEGPVVGTWDRHRLEQVLTNLLTNAARYGAGTPVEVSVRRREHQAELRVKDHGRGIAPADQERIFHKFERAVNGNEVSGLGLGLFIVRELVDMHGGSVHVMSTPGQGATFTVVLSSLAGR